The window GGACGCATTGTAGGTAAGGGTGCCAGACTGATATTCCTTACAGTAATCGACAACAGCGGGGGCGTAGGCTAAAGTTTCGCTTCCCATTTCATTCAAAAAATCTTGGCCGGCTCCTTCGAGGGCGTTTGCCGCGCCGTAGGCGCCGCCGTTATAGGCCGCCGCCTGCCAGAGGGCCTTGCCATCATCGCTTTGGAAAAGGTCCGATGCGGCATCATACAGTTCCTCGTAACTATCATACAGGAGGTACTGTTGCCATTGGTAATAGAGGGCCGAGGCGACGATCCCAAAATTGAAATTCACGACGCTGGAAACCTCCTCTCCGTCGATCTCGCCGGCGGTGGGATTGATGGTGAGCCGGTATTGGTCCTCATCGGGTTCTTCCCCAAAATAAGATTCGGGATCGACAAACAGGTCGTCGGGGTAATCGTCGCCGCTTCGACTGCTCCAGTACCAGTAATTAACGCGAGTGGGATAGCTTTCGTTCAACTGGGCCTGTCCGTAATAGTTCGTGATCTGAAAACACCCTTCACCCCCCGCTGTGGAGACAGCCGCGCAGTTTCCGGATGACTCCTGCGTCATGACCCCAAGGAGAAAATAGGGATTGATTTTCTGCCGAACCGAGACCCACGAGATGAAAAAAAGATCCTCCGGGGAGAGAAGAAGATCCAGACCGTTGACCGATCCATTCACCTCGTTGAGGACAAAAGTGGAGATAAGATTCGGGTCGTAGTCGAAGTTGCAGACGTCGTCGTCAAGGGGTTCCTGTTCGTCGGTCCGGATGAACGAATCGGGAATTTCGTCGTAGGGGGCGCCGCAGGCCGAGTCGTCGACGCATAAATTCGAGAGATCGGCCGATGCGTAGATATCCTGCGCCCCCGGCGACGGACTCCCGCTGATATCGTGGACATTGTTGGAGTCGTCGTCATCGCCGCCGGAAAAGAGGCCAAAAAAAGGATCCCACCCGCAGGAAGTGAAGAGGAAAAGCGCCAGGAAGGCCGCCAAATTTTTGTTGGGCAATTTGCAATGGCTTGGTGTATGCAAATTATGCGACTCGTGGTGCTTCACTGCCAAGTGAAGCATACAAGAAAGCTTGGCTTCATCTAGAGGGAAATGTAAAGGAATGGCGTGGAAAAGTCAATAAAGCCGAGCATCGGCTACTTTGAACCGTCGGTTGTGTTCTGCCGAATCACGGGAGAAAAGGGGGGGCATCTTCTCCATGGCCAGCTTTCCAACCACATCAACGGCCTGAAACCGGGCGAGGGCAATTACAACCTTTTGCTGACGCAAAAGGGAAAGGTGGCGGCTGATCTGTATGTCTATCGGAGGGATGCCGACTACCTGTTGATCATCGACAAGCCCGGCGAGCAAAAAGTGATCGACCATTTAAGGAAATTTGCACCGCTCTCGCGGGTGGAAATCGGCGATGAGACATCAAAATATTTTCTGGTTCATGCCTTTGGAACAACACCGGTCCATTTTTCCTTTTTCAGATCCGATCGCCTCGGTCTTCCGGGCCATGATCTTTTTGTCCCCGCCGGGGAAAAAAACAAACTGCTCGCATGGCTGAAACAGGCCAATCTGCCCGCCATCACGCCGGAAACGCAGGAGATCATCCGCGTTGAGCAAGGTGTTTGCAAAGTGGGCATCGACGCCACGGAGGAAAATCTCCCGCAGGAATGCCGCCTCGACCGGGCGCTTCCGGGCGCTTCATTTCGACAAGGGATGTTACCTGGGGCAGGAGACAATCGCCCGGCTTCACTATCGCGGACATGTGAACAGAATTCTTTCGGGACTCAAGCTCGATGCGGACCGGCCGGTGAAATCGGGCACCCTTGTTTTTGACGGAGAAAAAGAGGCCGGTAAAATCACCTCCTGTATTTTCTCACCGACGCTTAAAAGCCCCCTCGCCCTTGCATATATCCCTTTTGCTTCAAATCAGACGGGACAGGAATTTCAGGCAGGGGATGAAAAAATCCGGGCGCGGGTGGTGGAACTGCCTCTTTTTTAGGCCGCATTTACGGAATTGACTTTCCCGCATTTGGGACAGCGCAGAGAGTTTCCGCGAAAGTCGGGGGGGGTTTTCATCTTGAGGCCGCAGGCACAAGTGACAAAGGTAAAACCGCTTGCCGCCATAATGAGATCGCCGGCAATCCGCTGGGCGGGAACCGGTTCGACAGGCCCGGTATCCTTCGAGGGGGCGCGCAGGGCAACCGTCGCCGCGTCGGACAGCCCCCCTTTCGGGATCAACGACGCGGGCCTCCCGCGGACCGATTCAAAGGCCTTCTGGTAGGCGGCAAAATTCACCCCGTAAGTGAGGCTTCTCAAAATTTTTATCCGTTCCGAAATCGGCGGGTGCGTGGCTGTCAGGTCGGCCAACTGCATTCCCTTTCTTTTCAGCGGATTCACGATATAAAGCGCCGCCGTCACCTTGTTGACCCGGGAGAGCACAAGGTCCGTCCTGGACATTTTTTCCAGCGCCGAGGCCAACCCTTCCGGATAACGGGTGAGGCGGACACCGGTGGCGTCGGCCAGATACTCGCGCCGGCGCGAAATGGCAAAATAAAGAAGCTGGGCCATAATCGGGCTTAAAATGGCAAACACTATAGCGATGGCCAGAAAAATAAGCGCCGCCTGGCCGCCCCCCTTGCCCCGGGAACGGTAACGGGATGATGAACCGCTGTGAAACATTCCCCTTAAAAAGATGTTTGAAAGGAGAACGATGCTCCCCAGCGAAACACCCACCAGCGTCATGAAAAGAATATCCCGGTTCAAGACGTGCGACATCTCGTGGGCGATGACCCCCTGGAGTTCGTCGCGATTGAGGCGGGAGAGGAGCCCGGCCGTGACGGCGACGGCGCTCTTTTGCGGATTTCTGCCGGTGGCAAAGGCGTTGGGCGCCTCCTCGGGAATGACATAGATTTTGGGGAGGACCGGAAGATTGGCGGCGATTTTCATTTCTTCAACAATGTTGAACAACCGGGGGTGCATGTCGCGGGTGACCGGTTTGGCGCCGCTTAAGGCCAGCATGATGCTCCCCCCGGCAAAATAGCTGATGATCAGCTGGATGATCCAGAGAAACATCGCCAGGGTGACCCCTAAAAAGGGCCCGGCCTGCGGATCGAAGGCCCCCCCGGCAAAAAAACCCAGCCCAACCAGCAGGAGAAGCATGCCGGCAAACAGAAAAATGGATTTACGTTTGTTGGAACGGGCAAGTTCCCACATAGACTATTAAATCGGGGGCTTTGCCGCTGGCGCCCGGGGTCCCCACCGAACGCCACCGGTTCGAGTGAGGTGGGGGCGGAAACTGATTCCGCTCCCAAGCCGCTTAATCCGCCACTGGCGGCGCGGCTTGGGAACCCTACCCCCCGTTTGCTCGGACTGGCAAAGCCAGATCCTCGCTCACTAAAAAGCCACTTTCGGCAACGCCTTTTCGGCCTGATCCTGGATTTCAAAGAACTCCTGCTGGGCGAAGCCGAACATCCCGGCGATGATATTCGACGGAAACATCTGGATTTTGTTGTTGTAGAAAAGGACCTGATCGTTGTACCCCTGCCGGGCGAAGGCGATCTTGTTCTCGGTTGAGGTCAGTTCCTCCTGAAGGGCCAAAAAGTTCTGATTGGCCTTGAGGTCGGGGTATTGCTCGGCCACCGCAAAAAGCCGGCCCAACACGCCACTCAACATCCCCTCGGCCTGCGCCTTTTCCCCCACGCTCTGGGCGCTCATCGCCGCCGTCCGCGCCGCCGTGACCTTTTCGAGGGTTTCGCGCTCGTGCTTCATATAGCCCTTTGTCGTCTCGATAAGATTGGGGATCAAATCATGCCGCCGTTTGAGCTGGACATCGATCTGCGACCAAGCGTTTTTCACCTGGTTGCGCAGACGGACCAGCGCATTAAAAATACCGATCACCCAGAAAAGAAACAGAACGCCGACACCGATTAAAATCAATCCGATTTTTCCCATGACGTTTTCTCCTTTATGTTTCAAATCCCCCCTCTCCCCCCTTTGTCAAAGGGGGGTTGGGGGG is drawn from Deltaproteobacteria bacterium and contains these coding sequences:
- a CDS encoding M48 family metallopeptidase — protein: MWELARSNKRKSIFLFAGMLLLLVGLGFFAGGAFDPQAGPFLGVTLAMFLWIIQLIISYFAGGSIMLALSGAKPVTRDMHPRLFNIVEEMKIAANLPVLPKIYVIPEEAPNAFATGRNPQKSAVAVTAGLLSRLNRDELQGVIAHEMSHVLNRDILFMTLVGVSLGSIVLLSNIFLRGMFHSGSSSRYRSRGKGGGQAALIFLAIAIVFAILSPIMAQLLYFAISRRREYLADATGVRLTRYPEGLASALEKMSRTDLVLSRVNKVTAALYIVNPLKRKGMQLADLTATHPPISERIKILRSLTYGVNFAAYQKAFESVRGRPASLIPKGGLSDAATVALRAPSKDTGPVEPVPAQRIAGDLIMAASGFTFVTCACGLKMKTPPDFRGNSLRCPKCGKVNSVNAA
- a CDS encoding LemA family protein, with amino-acid sequence MGKIGLILIGVGVLFLFWVIGIFNALVRLRNQVKNAWSQIDVQLKRRHDLIPNLIETTKGYMKHERETLEKVTAARTAAMSAQSVGEKAQAEGMLSGVLGRLFAVAEQYPDLKANQNFLALQEELTSTENKIAFARQGYNDQVLFYNNKIQMFPSNIIAGMFGFAQQEFFEIQDQAEKALPKVAF